The genomic stretch gctggtaccacaaggagtgctggtaccgcaaggagtgctagtaccacaaggagtgctagtaccacaaggagtgctggtaccacaaggagtgctggtaccacaaggagtgctggtaccacaaggagtgctggtaccacaaggagtgctggtaccacaaggagtgctggtaccacaaggagtgctggtaccacaaggagtgctggtaccacaaggagtgctggtaccacaaggagtgctggtaccacaaggagtactggtaccacaaggagtgctggtaccacGAGGAGTGCTGGTgccacaaggagtgctggtaccacaaggagtgctatTACCAAAAGGAGTGCTATTACCAAAAGCAGTGctagtaccacaaggagtgctagtaccacatagagtgctagtaccacaaagagtgctagtaccacaaagagtgctagtaccacaaagagtgctagtaccacaaggagtgctagtaccacaaggagtgctagtaccacaaggagtgctggtaccacaaggagtgctagtaccacaaagagtgctagtaccacaaggagtgctagtACCAAAAGGAGTGCTAGTACCAAAAGGAGTGcaggtaccacaaggagtgctagtaccacaaggagtgctagtACCACAAGGAGTCCTAGTACCACAAGGAGTGCCAGTACCACAAGGACTGCCGGTACCACAAGGAGTGCCGGTACCACAAGGAGTGCCGGTACCACAAGGAGTGCCGGTACCAAAAGGAGTGCAGGTACCGCAAGAAGAGCTAGTACCACTAGGAGTGctagtaccacaaggagtgctagAACCAGAAGGAGTGctagtaccacaaggagtgctagtACCACAAGGAGTACTAGTACCACAAAGAGTGCtcgtaccacaaggagtgctggtaccacaagaagtgctggtaccacaaggagtgctggtaccacaaggagtgctggtaccacaaggagtgctggtaccacaaggagtgctagtaccacaaggagtgctggtaccacaaggagtgctggtaccacaaggagtgctggtaccacaaggagtgctggtaccacaaggagtgctggtaccacaaggagtgctggtaccacaaggagtgctggtaccacaaggagtgctggtaccacaaggagtgctggtaccacaaggagtactggtaccacaaggagtgctggtaccacGAGGAGTGCTGGTgccacaaggagtgctggtaccacaaggagtgctatTACCAAAAGGAGTGCTATTACCAAAAGCAGTGctagtaccacaaggagtgctagtaccacatagagtgctagtaccacaaagagtgctagtaccacaaagagtgctagtaccacaaagagtgctagtaccacaaggagtgctagtaccacaaagagtgctagtaccacaaggagtgctggtaccacaaggagtgctagtaccacaaggagtgctagtaccacaaggagtgctagtACCAAAAGGAGTGCTAGTACCAAAAGGAGTGCAGCTACCACAAGGAGTGctagtaccacaaggagtgctagtACCACAAGGAGTCCTAGTACCACAAGGAGTGCCAGTACCACAAGGACTGCCGGTACCACAAGGAGTGCCGGTACCACAAGGAGTGCCGGTACCACAAGGAGTGCCGGTACCAAAAGGAGTGCAGGTACCGCAAGAAGAGCTAGTACCACTAGGAGTGctagtaccacaaggagtgctagAACCAGAAGGAGTGctagtaccacaaggagtgctagtACCACAAGGAGTACTAGTACCACAAAGAGTGCtcgtaccacaaggagtgctggtaccacaagaagtgctggtaccacaaggagtgctggtaccacaaggagtggtggtaccacaaggagtgctggtaccacaaggagtgcaggtaccacaaggagtgctagtaccacaaggagtgctgctACCACAAAGAGTGCTAGTACCACAAGTAGTGCAGGTACCACAAGGAGTGcaggtaccacaaggagtgctggtaccacaaggagtgctggtaccacaaggagtgctggtaccacaaggagtgctggtaccacaaggagtgctggtaccacaaggagtgctggtatCACAAGGAGTGgtggtaccacaaggagtgctagtACCAAAAGGAGTGcaggtaccacaaggagtgctagtaccacaaggagtgctagtaccacaaagagtgctagtaccacaaagagtgctagtaccacaaagagtgctggtaccacaaggagtggtggtaccacaaggagtgctagtACCAAAAGAAGTGcaggtaccacaaggagtgctagtaccacaaggagtgctagtaccacaaagagtgctagtaccacaaagagtgctagtaccacaaggagtgctagtaccacaaggagtgctagtACCTCAAGGAGTGCTGGTACCtaaggagtgctggtaccacaaggagtgctggtaccacgaggagtgctggtaccacaaggagtgctggtaccacaaggagtgctggtaccacaaggagtgctagtaccacaaggagtgctagtcccacaaggtatgcaggagaagaTTTCGTGAAGGTTAGAAGGCAGGCGATGAACTGCTAGTTGAAGTAAGGCTGTCAAGGCGAGTCGTGAGTGTGTAGCTCGAGCAATTTACTTTAATAACTAGAAATGGAAATACTGGTTTCAGTTCCTTTACCTTCCTTCTTAGTTGTCAGAAAAAGGGCTTTTcttgtaattaattaatttaattggcAATGATAATGAGGCGTAGTGCTGCATATCGCGCCTACGTTAAGTAAGAGAAAGCAACGGACAAACAGTTCGAGACAGTGAGTCACGGTTATCGCGTGACAGAGGCGGCCTACTCCAGTAGCTAGCTGCGAGCAGTTACCACTATGGCCGAAAGGTGTCAGCCCCTTACGGAACAAAAAATTATCAAgtaattaaaacatattttggaaaAAACTGTAATTATTGTGACTATCACTACTgtcattaattattgctaatttgtttactAACTTGAATGGTGATGTGAATGGCAAAAACATATTAAATGAGTATTgttagcaggccggagtggccgagccgttctagtagctacagtctggaaccgcgcgaccgctgcggtcgcaggttccaatcctgcctcgggcatggatgtgtgtcatgtccttaggttagttatgtttaagtagttctaagttctaggggactgatgacctcagatgtttaatcccatagtgctcagagccatttgaaccattttttgaatattgtTATGCCCATTAACTGAGTACACTTTAGCGTGACAACTACAGCTGTACAGAGAAACCGAATTATAGTCTCAGGGGAATTTTGCTATGTACAACTAGCCAATTTATGGGACTgacaaaacaagaaacaatttatAATAATACTGTTATTTAAAGAGGGAGTTGCTTTGATATATGTGGAATTTCTAAGTTTGTTCCTTTAGTATATTGTTCATAAAAGCTGTTTTTGTGGTGGATCAAATGTAAAAGAAGTGGAATTGAGTGCTTTAGTACCAATATCGGATTGGCTGTGATGTGTATCAGCGAATCAGAGGACAGTAGGTTCGCGAGTATTCTGTGGGCTAAATAATTGCTTTGTGAACTCTAAAGAGTGCAGTTTGGAGCTCAGCCATCATCATATTTGGATGCAGATATAAGGAGCTCTGAATAGGTGTAATAGTTTTGCGGAATAAAGATTAAAACTTGACCGTGGAGTGCCGCAAAGCGGGTGAGAACGTATGCGAAAAACTAACTCGTGAAATTCCGATCATAATATATagactgtgacttttgtataattAAAACTCGCACGGCGTTCTAGATAAGCTGTGACCGCAAACGGAATATTCGCAGTGGTCAAATTGTGTGATATATGACGAGCATCCTGTCGCAGATAATCCGTTTGGTAATACTTTTTGGAACGAGTTGGATTAATTATCATAAGCTGGCTCTTACGAGTGACTGTGATCGCGTGTTGGTGTGTCGAAAGTGTAACATCAGATTAGAACGGTGTTTTGTAACACTCAAATGCCAATAAATTGAAGTTTTCACTCACAAACTATCCGTCGTTTAACAGGTCAGCTAACCAGATACCAACAAAACATTTATTGCACTCGAGGGACTCGTACATTGCTACTGGTTCTATTACAGTTTTCCCAGCAGAGTCACATAATTCGTTTTTAACAGGGCAGGCATATGGACCGGAGTGCAGAAGAAGAAATCACCGCAAGGAGAGTGAACATTCTTTCTGTAGGACGAACACATAGTATCCGCGCCGTTGCAGCAGGCATGCCAGATTAAGAACGtatggccttctggctattgagaGGTCAGTATTACTCCCATAATCGGTGTTGCTAGCCAGTTCTACAGCCTTCTCTAAGGTGCCGCACaagaattctacactcctggaaatggaaaaaagaacacattgacaccggtgtgtcagacccaccatacttgctccggacactgcgagagggctgtacaagcaatgatcacacgcacggcacagcggacacaccaggaaccgcggtgttggccgtcaaatggagctagctgcgcagcatttgtgcaccgccgccgtcagtgtcagccagtttgccgtggaatacggagctccatcgcagtctttaacactggtagcatgccgcgacagcgtggacgtgaaccgtatgtgcagttgacggactttgagcgagggcgtatagtgggcatgcgggaggccgggtggacgtaccgccgaattgctcaacacgtggggcatgaggtctccacagtacatcgatgttgtcgccagtggtcggcggaaggtgcacgtgcccgtcgacctgggaccggaccgcagcgacgcacggatgcacgccaagaccgtaggatcctacgcagtgccgtaggggaccgcaccgccacttcccagcaaattaggaacactgttgctcctggggtatcggcgaggaccattcgcaaccgtctccatgaagctgggctacggtcccgcacaccgataggccgt from Schistocerca serialis cubense isolate TAMUIC-IGC-003099 chromosome 10, iqSchSeri2.2, whole genome shotgun sequence encodes the following:
- the LOC126424681 gene encoding collagen alpha-2(I) chain-like, with product MRALAGRDGSPSRLSAAAVISPATGAQGGGDGGGSLSSPDRGGSSQAGRGIKMGVGNVSAAAATVNQRPGVLVPQGVLVPQGVLVPQRVLVPQRLLVPQRVLVPKGVQVPQGVLVPQGVLVPQRVLVPQRLLVPQGVLVPQGVLVPQGVLVPKGVLVPQGVLVPQGVLVSKGVVVPQGVVVPQGVVVPQGVLVPQGVLVPQGVLVPQGVLVPQGVLVPQGVLVPQGVLEPQGLLVPQGVLVPQGVLVPKGVVVPQGVVVPQGVVVPQGVLVPQRVLVPQRVLVPQGVLVPQGVLVPQGMLVPQGVLVPQRVLVPQGVLVPQGVLVPQGVLVPQGVLVPQGVLVPQGVLVPQGVLVPQGVLVPQGVLVPQGVLVPQGVLLPKGVLVPQGVLVPQRVLVPHRVLVPQRVLVPQGVLVPQGVLVPQGVLVPQGVLVPQGVLVPQGVLVPQGVLVPQGVLVPQRVLLPQGVLVPQGVLVPQGVLVPQGVLVPQGVLAPQGVLVPQGVLVPQGVLVPQGVVVPKGVQVPQRVLVPQRVLVPQRVLVPQGVLVPQGVLVPQGVLVPQGVLVPQGVLVPQGVLVPQGVLVPKGVLVPQGVLVPQAVLAPQGVLVPQGVLVPQGVLVPQGVLVPQGVLVPQGVLVPQGVLVPQGVLVPQGVLVPQGVLVPQGVLVPQGVLVPQGVLVPQGVLVPQGVLVPQGVLVPQGVLVPQGVLVPQGVLVPQGVLVPRGVLVPQGVLVPQGVLLPKGVLLPKAVLVPQGVLVPHRVLVPQRVLVPQRVLVPQRVLVPQGVLVPQGVLVPQGVLVPQGVLVPQRVLVPQGVLVPKGVLVPKGVQVPQGVLVPQGVLVPQGVLVPQGVPVPQGLPVPQGVPVPQGVPVPQGVPVPKGVQVPQEELVPLGVLVPQGVLEPEGVLVPQGVLVPQGVLVPQRVLVPQGVLVPQEVLVPQGVLVPQGVLVPQGVLVPQGVLVPQGVLVPQGVLVPQGVLVPQGVLVPQGVLVPQGVLVPQGVLVPQGVLVPQGVLVPQGVLVPQGVLVPRGVLVPQGVLVPQGVLLPKGVLLPKAVLVPQGVLVPHRVLVPQRVLVPQRVLVPQRVLVPQGVLVPQRVLVPQGVLVPQGVLVPQGVLVPQGVLVPKGVLVPKGVQLPQGVLVPQGVLVPQGVLVPQGVPVPQGLPVPQGVPVPQGVPVPQGVPVPKGVQVPQEELVPLGVLVPQGVLEPEGVLVPQGVLVPQGVLVPQRVLVPQGVLVPQEVLVPQGVLVPQGVVVPQGVLVPQGVQVPQGVLVPQGVLLPQRVLVPQVVQVPQGVQVPQGVLVPQGVLVPQGVLVPQGVLVPQGVLVPQGVLVSQGVVVPQGVLVPKGVQVPQGVLVPQGVLVPQRVLVPQRVLVPQRVLVPQGVVVPQGVLVPKEVQKRDIGYQGTQFRYVTEPMPTPSHQGARTDFATHEANFMTASQ